The following coding sequences are from one Oceaniferula flava window:
- a CDS encoding helix-turn-helix transcriptional regulator yields MSGFSGGGKVQMRRIYAIVDAVKGGGYPNCRSLAERLEVTPKTIQRDINFIRDQLALPLEYNQTMHGYEFTSDVNQFPVFEAQVEDLAALFLARHAMKSVKGTKLAEALKPAFERLTKQLDGKVNMNWSSIDQVFTVKETGVVDADLTLFGKLAEAVLNGHEVSFLYRKLGDQQSIKRRLQPYHVGEIDGGWYVVGHDVMRNGLRTFALQRIKGLKVLKAHFQRPADFQIGRHLGGSIGVWDHQENELQEVVVEVSGWVARIVQERLWHPSQTTRVLDERGENVELRMRLGNLEEMKHLILSWGASAKVLAPKALRHAVREEAAGVVEIYRA; encoded by the coding sequence ATGAGTGGATTCAGTGGTGGAGGAAAGGTGCAAATGAGAAGGATTTACGCGATTGTGGACGCTGTCAAAGGAGGCGGCTACCCGAACTGCCGTAGTCTGGCCGAGCGTTTGGAAGTGACTCCCAAAACCATCCAGCGCGATATCAATTTCATCCGCGACCAGCTCGCCCTACCGTTGGAATACAATCAGACGATGCACGGTTACGAATTCACCAGCGACGTCAATCAGTTCCCTGTCTTTGAAGCTCAGGTGGAAGACCTTGCGGCCTTGTTTCTGGCCCGGCATGCGATGAAAAGCGTCAAAGGCACGAAACTGGCGGAAGCCTTGAAACCTGCCTTCGAGCGACTGACCAAACAGCTCGACGGCAAAGTGAACATGAACTGGAGCAGCATCGACCAGGTATTCACCGTCAAGGAAACCGGTGTGGTGGACGCTGACCTCACCCTCTTTGGCAAACTTGCCGAGGCGGTGTTGAATGGTCATGAAGTCAGCTTTCTCTATCGAAAACTCGGTGATCAACAATCGATCAAACGTCGGCTACAACCTTATCACGTGGGAGAAATCGACGGCGGCTGGTATGTCGTGGGCCACGATGTCATGCGCAACGGTCTCCGCACCTTTGCGCTCCAACGCATCAAGGGACTGAAGGTTCTCAAGGCACACTTTCAACGACCCGCGGACTTCCAGATCGGACGCCATCTCGGGGGCAGCATCGGCGTCTGGGATCATCAGGAAAACGAGCTGCAAGAAGTGGTGGTGGAAGTTTCCGGCTGGGTAGCCCGCATCGTCCAGGAGCGGCTGTGGCATCCATCGCAAACCACCCGAGTGCTCGACGAGCGCGGCGAGAACGTAGAGCTCCGCATGCGGCTGGGGAATCTGGAGGAGATGAAACATCTGATCCTTAGCTGGGGAGCCTCGGCCAAGGTGCTCGCTCCCAAGGCCTTGCGTCATGCGGTCCGGGAAGAAGCTGCGGGGGTGGTAGAAATCTACCGAGCATGA
- a CDS encoding Abi-alpha family protein produces MESEIIEIAKATQEVAKVGNTAIEAAVKLGTFLAEATNEPRHLMVNIVTERLKYICYQQQQSLLNKLNAQVSRRGIQGNIRIVSPKLAIPIIEYATLEENDQLQSIWAELLATAMDPNHLGEIRSAFIDIIRQLEVIDANILSESYSEYSNISRERVHGQAPSASWVSPTEYEIDLTTLHSHGNTRSLEFEASIDNLMRLRCITPYSSNSPHYTVIAGELGTRDYPDPSRYESVCLTSLGVAFIQSCLTKHSEKNCAQPLNS; encoded by the coding sequence ATGGAATCCGAAATTATTGAGATAGCTAAAGCCACCCAAGAAGTCGCTAAAGTAGGAAATACAGCTATTGAAGCCGCTGTCAAACTAGGGACGTTTCTTGCGGAAGCAACAAATGAACCCAGGCATCTTATGGTTAATATCGTCACCGAAAGGTTGAAATACATTTGTTATCAGCAGCAGCAAAGCTTACTTAACAAATTGAATGCTCAAGTGAGTAGACGCGGAATTCAAGGTAATATACGAATTGTATCTCCTAAGCTGGCAATACCGATCATTGAATACGCTACACTCGAAGAAAATGATCAGCTTCAAAGTATTTGGGCTGAACTATTGGCTACGGCTATGGACCCCAACCACCTTGGGGAAATACGATCTGCTTTTATCGACATCATACGACAGCTTGAGGTTATAGATGCTAATATTTTATCTGAGTCATATTCTGAATACTCAAACATCTCGAGAGAAAGAGTTCATGGACAGGCCCCGAGCGCTTCTTGGGTCTCTCCTACAGAATATGAAATTGATTTAACCACTCTCCATAGTCACGGTAATACTCGATCTTTAGAATTTGAAGCTTCGATAGATAACCTAATGAGATTGAGGTGTATAACACCCTATTCATCGAACTCTCCGCATTATACTGTAATTGCAGGTGAACTTGGAACAAGAGATTACCCTGATCCTAGTCGCTACGAATCTGTTTGTCTGACCTCTCTGGGCGTAGCTTTTATTCAAAGCTGTCTAACTAAACATTCGGAAAAAAATTGCGCGCAGCCTCTGAATTCGTGA
- a CDS encoding helix-turn-helix domain-containing protein, whose protein sequence is MSKSRQYLTIPEVAEIMRSSDKTVRRRIAARKLTHYKEGGRILVSAADVERYMEEHRKVATR, encoded by the coding sequence ATGAGCAAATCTAGACAATACCTAACTATTCCCGAGGTGGCTGAAATCATGAGATCCTCGGACAAGACCGTGAGGCGTAGAATCGCTGCTCGCAAGTTGACTCACTACAAGGAGGGCGGTCGAATTCTGGTATCCGCTGCCGATGTCGAGCGTTACATGGAAGAGCATAGAAAGGTTGCTACAAGGTGA
- the pyk gene encoding pyruvate kinase has protein sequence MSSSPRKTRIICTLGPATDSDEMLESLIKAGANVFRLNMSHGTHEWVRELCPRIRKISDRLKSHTSILLDLQGPSIRTGDVAETMELKKGDILEFRKVGAAATEKLSTTVNYEGLMDDVSVGDRLVVDNGNILMLIKSVSATNMLCEVRTEGSMGSRRHINLPGVRLNLPALTSKDRQDLSVACECGVDFIAGSFVRDADHVRQLRAAMIEGGGDAKIISKIEDQEAVRNIDDIISESDVIMVARGDLGIEVNIEELPIIQRKIVKRCLRLGTRVIVATHMLESMITNPLPTRAEVTDVSNAVFEEADSVMLSGETSVGKYPVECVEILDRIARRIERSGGLAFGKEAMLRTERQKTVRAAVQLADSITDAVLVVFTRRGYMPVQTAMLRPLSAIHAFAPDEAICRQINLARGLTTRKIDFSENPEDTLKTAVQALKDDATVSAGTPLVVISDMTQKDKVVDSVLLIHA, from the coding sequence ATGAGCAGCAGCCCTCGCAAAACACGCATTATTTGCACCCTCGGTCCGGCGACGGATTCAGATGAGATGTTAGAATCTCTGATTAAAGCCGGAGCCAATGTGTTCCGACTGAACATGAGCCACGGCACGCACGAATGGGTGCGTGAACTTTGTCCCCGGATCAGGAAAATTTCCGATCGGCTGAAGAGCCATACCTCCATCCTGCTGGACCTCCAAGGGCCTTCAATCCGGACCGGCGATGTGGCCGAGACGATGGAGTTGAAAAAGGGGGACATCCTCGAATTTAGAAAAGTCGGCGCCGCGGCTACGGAGAAACTCTCCACCACGGTGAACTATGAAGGACTGATGGACGATGTATCTGTGGGAGATCGTTTGGTCGTGGACAACGGCAACATCCTCATGCTGATCAAATCCGTCTCTGCCACGAACATGCTGTGCGAAGTGCGCACCGAGGGTTCGATGGGCAGCCGCCGTCATATCAACCTCCCGGGTGTGCGTCTGAATTTACCTGCGCTGACGTCCAAGGATCGCCAAGATCTTTCAGTTGCCTGCGAGTGCGGGGTGGATTTCATTGCCGGTTCCTTTGTCCGCGATGCCGATCACGTGCGCCAGCTGCGAGCTGCGATGATCGAAGGTGGCGGCGATGCCAAAATCATTTCCAAAATTGAAGATCAGGAAGCGGTGCGTAACATCGACGATATTATTTCCGAGTCCGACGTCATCATGGTGGCGCGTGGTGACTTGGGAATTGAAGTCAACATTGAGGAACTGCCGATTATCCAACGGAAAATCGTCAAACGCTGCCTCCGTCTTGGCACCCGTGTGATTGTGGCCACGCACATGCTGGAATCCATGATCACTAATCCGCTGCCAACGCGGGCGGAGGTGACCGACGTTTCCAATGCTGTGTTTGAAGAAGCCGACTCAGTGATGCTCAGTGGTGAGACCAGCGTTGGGAAATACCCTGTGGAATGTGTCGAGATCCTCGACCGTATCGCTCGCCGTATCGAGCGTAGCGGGGGATTAGCCTTTGGCAAGGAAGCCATGCTACGCACGGAGCGCCAAAAAACCGTTCGTGCTGCCGTTCAACTGGCCGACTCGATCACCGACGCCGTGCTGGTGGTCTTCACGCGCCGTGGCTACATGCCGGTGCAGACCGCAATGCTTCGACCTCTCTCTGCCATTCACGCCTTCGCACCGGACGAGGCCATCTGCCGCCAGATCAACCTGGCTCGTGGCTTGACGACGCGGAAGATCGACTTCAGCGAGAACCCTGAGGACACCCTCAAGACCGCCGTGCAGGCGCTTAAGGACGATGCAACCGTCTCCGCCGGCACGCCCTTGGTGGTGATTTCTGACATGACGCAGAAGGACAAAGTCGTGGACTCGGTGCTGCTGATTCATGCCTGA
- a CDS encoding DUF3592 domain-containing protein → MNRSDGRAGRLFLCLIGLMLILVGGVFEWLMIRSYQHAKASREWPQVEALVLRSVIDERQINGSPREFRLNVLFGYSYQGEEFTSDRLSPRGTKWTKETEALEQLAEQYASGTTHTAWVNPEQPDAAIMVHDTKAAGYTLWFPALIIIGGGGMIWGAFKK, encoded by the coding sequence ATGAATCGTTCCGATGGCCGCGCAGGTCGCCTATTTCTCTGCCTGATTGGGCTGATGCTTATCCTTGTGGGGGGCGTCTTTGAGTGGCTGATGATCCGCAGCTATCAGCATGCCAAGGCGTCTCGCGAATGGCCACAGGTGGAAGCGCTGGTTCTGCGGTCGGTGATTGATGAACGTCAGATCAACGGCTCGCCCCGGGAGTTCCGACTCAATGTGCTGTTTGGTTACAGCTATCAGGGGGAGGAATTTACCTCGGACCGATTGTCGCCACGCGGCACCAAGTGGACAAAGGAAACGGAAGCTCTGGAGCAGCTGGCGGAGCAATACGCCAGCGGCACCACGCACACCGCTTGGGTGAATCCGGAGCAACCGGACGCCGCGATCATGGTGCACGACACCAAGGCGGCCGGCTACACCCTGTGGTTTCCCGCACTCATCATCATCGGTGGTGGTGGGATGATCTGGGGTGCGTTTAAAAAGTAA
- a CDS encoding AsmA-like C-terminal region-containing protein — protein MRRKRLLHYLRLVIVLVVGVLVGSVIGGIYYINQTGVNDHWRGRIAQELENIGVIADFESLRIEPTRGLVAGGVRVYADESREDILATLEHLVIDVDKTKLMRGILRVNKVSLKKAEISLPIDPDDPEGPRVIMNDLRGDMLLPDRNTVEARSVSGLVAGIELEMDARIWSKHLTGRQPKPLKEVRVARIKLIARIIQEIQHWHWPQGEPPLLQLYLEGNVDNPDSARLDFTLTANELERDGVVLKDVRISGDYKNKMVTLDEIKLSDGAGRISAKADFHPATRSGRFEADSSLHVQMLARKLFGLDILTQITFSRPPKIHCTGSIVLDEHFKPDVQVTGHAEIDNFTCLGVPFTKLTTDVSSHGYDLFLTDLKASHAQGELEGRVLLKDETVRFEAESTLPPAAYLAFIRDSPIEKALDQAEFHSTSKVHITAQGTINRSNFTEWAASGHADFRHFSYKEVPMHQLSGQFDMTNLRSKFSDIEANLDYSDYWLRRRHGGPASARATVDSITIDRTEQTVRLKNIRTTAWPAPIVKLFASRVAKHIETYRFHRPPHLVADGTFGLKKGDARTNFRIDARSPGSMNYDFLGKPLTLQRLRGRVRIRHDRVEVTGLSFHTFQGPASGSITVRTNQKTPSYQGEFQWSRLHLKDIGQLYKFNNAERGLLTGRLDFTGQGNNMRMFNGKGSLGLERGNLFSVPMLGPISPLIGGVLGKRNPTNQQAEDASCTFLIRKGVVLSNDFLATTRSLKFTGEGTIDLQQKEIDLLVRMNARGLFSVLSLPLRPFMGLFQFKGTGPVMTPRWRTVIFTNPARGKKDPIFRKPPKARVVPE, from the coding sequence ATGCGACGCAAGCGACTTCTCCACTACCTACGCTTGGTCATTGTGCTCGTCGTTGGCGTGCTTGTGGGCAGCGTGATCGGTGGGATCTACTACATCAATCAAACTGGAGTCAACGATCACTGGCGTGGACGAATTGCCCAAGAGCTGGAAAACATCGGCGTGATTGCCGACTTCGAGAGCCTCCGCATCGAGCCGACCCGTGGACTGGTCGCCGGAGGGGTGCGCGTCTATGCCGACGAGAGTCGGGAGGATATTCTGGCCACTCTGGAACACCTGGTGATCGATGTCGATAAAACCAAGCTCATGCGCGGTATTTTGCGGGTCAACAAGGTGTCCCTGAAAAAGGCGGAAATCTCCCTTCCCATCGATCCGGACGATCCGGAAGGTCCGCGTGTCATCATGAACGATCTGCGTGGTGATATGTTACTGCCGGATCGGAATACGGTGGAAGCCCGCTCGGTCTCCGGACTGGTTGCGGGTATTGAGCTGGAAATGGATGCCCGTATCTGGAGTAAACATCTGACTGGTCGCCAGCCCAAGCCATTGAAAGAAGTGCGCGTTGCGCGGATCAAGCTGATCGCCCGCATCATTCAAGAAATCCAACATTGGCACTGGCCACAGGGCGAGCCTCCGCTGCTGCAACTCTACCTCGAGGGCAATGTCGATAACCCGGATTCGGCCCGACTCGATTTCACCCTGACTGCCAATGAACTTGAGCGCGATGGCGTGGTTCTGAAGGACGTCCGCATCAGTGGCGACTACAAAAACAAAATGGTCACCTTGGATGAAATTAAGCTGAGCGACGGAGCAGGCAGGATTTCCGCCAAAGCAGATTTCCACCCGGCCACCCGCAGTGGTCGTTTCGAGGCGGACAGCAGCTTGCACGTGCAGATGCTGGCTCGGAAGTTGTTCGGACTCGATATCCTCACCCAGATCACCTTCTCCCGTCCGCCCAAGATTCATTGCACCGGCAGCATCGTTCTGGACGAACATTTCAAACCGGATGTCCAGGTCACCGGTCATGCCGAGATCGATAATTTCACCTGCCTCGGAGTCCCCTTCACCAAGCTGACCACCGATGTTTCCTCGCACGGATATGATCTTTTTCTCACCGACCTGAAAGCTAGCCATGCTCAGGGGGAACTAGAGGGCCGGGTCTTATTAAAAGACGAAACCGTCCGCTTCGAAGCGGAGTCGACGCTACCACCAGCCGCCTACCTCGCGTTCATCCGCGACTCGCCCATCGAGAAAGCGCTGGATCAGGCGGAGTTCCACTCGACCTCGAAAGTCCACATCACTGCGCAGGGCACGATCAACCGCAGCAACTTCACCGAGTGGGCGGCGTCCGGCCACGCCGACTTCCGCCATTTTTCCTACAAAGAAGTGCCGATGCACCAGCTCAGCGGTCAGTTCGACATGACCAACCTGCGCTCCAAGTTCAGCGACATCGAAGCGAACCTGGACTACAGCGATTATTGGTTGCGGCGGCGTCACGGTGGCCCCGCTTCGGCCCGCGCCACCGTGGATTCGATCACCATCGACCGAACCGAACAAACAGTGCGGCTTAAAAACATCCGCACCACCGCGTGGCCGGCACCAATTGTCAAGCTGTTCGCCAGTCGGGTCGCCAAGCATATCGAGACTTACCGATTCCACCGCCCGCCTCACCTGGTAGCCGATGGCACATTCGGACTGAAAAAAGGTGACGCACGCACCAACTTCCGCATCGATGCCAGATCACCGGGGAGCATGAATTATGATTTCCTCGGCAAGCCACTCACCCTTCAGCGCCTGCGTGGTCGCGTAAGGATTCGACACGACCGGGTAGAGGTCACCGGGCTGTCGTTTCACACCTTCCAAGGTCCAGCCAGCGGCAGCATCACCGTGCGCACCAATCAGAAAACTCCAAGTTATCAAGGTGAATTCCAATGGTCGCGTTTGCACCTGAAGGACATCGGTCAGCTCTACAAATTCAACAATGCCGAGCGTGGACTCTTGACGGGGCGACTCGATTTCACCGGCCAAGGAAATAACATGCGCATGTTCAACGGTAAGGGATCCTTGGGCTTGGAGCGAGGGAACTTGTTTTCCGTCCCGATGTTAGGCCCCATCTCGCCCTTGATCGGTGGTGTGTTGGGCAAGCGTAACCCCACCAATCAGCAGGCCGAGGATGCTTCCTGCACCTTCCTTATTCGCAAAGGCGTCGTGCTCTCGAATGACTTCCTCGCCACTACCCGATCGCTCAAGTTCACCGGCGAAGGAACGATTGATTTACAACAGAAGGAGATCGATCTGTTAGTGCGGATGAATGCCCGCGGTTTGTTCAGCGTGCTCTCCCTGCCCCTACGTCCGTTTATGGGGCTGTTTCAGTTCAAGGGCACCGGCCCGGTGATGACCCCCCGCTGGCGCACCGTGATCTTTACCAATCCGGCACGCGGGAAAAAGGATCCCATCTTCCGCAAGCCACCGAAGGCGCGCGTGGTGCCTGAGTGA
- a CDS encoding KH domain-containing protein: MRETTDSIKAFLEFIALQFIEHPEQAQLRVAEVDGDHVRFRLIVAQTDVAMLIGRNGFTASAIRNVMKAAALKHGVHASLQIHSHEEERQRMAAIEAGEIIDDGREFEG, translated from the coding sequence ATGCGAGAAACCACCGACAGTATCAAAGCATTTCTCGAATTCATTGCCCTGCAATTCATTGAGCATCCGGAACAGGCTCAACTGCGAGTGGCTGAAGTCGATGGAGATCACGTGCGCTTTAGGCTCATTGTGGCTCAGACCGATGTTGCGATGCTGATCGGGCGCAATGGTTTTACCGCCAGTGCCATCCGTAATGTCATGAAGGCCGCAGCGCTGAAACACGGTGTGCACGCCAGCCTGCAGATCCACTCCCACGAGGAGGAACGCCAGCGCATGGCCGCGATCGAGGCCGGTGAAATTATCGACGATGGCCGTGAGTTTGAAGGCTAA
- the purC gene encoding phosphoribosylaminoimidazolesuccinocarboxamide synthase, whose amino-acid sequence MSLSNLAIAKTDDLPIRHEGDVHSGKVRSVYWLTMEDSARIIEQRGYQVSPGTQLAVMVISDRISAYEIIWQGEDGLQGVPGKGASLNATALHWFEEFEKAGLAGNHILESPHPLVWIVQKAQPVMVEGIARQYITGSMWRSYANGGREICGIPLPDGLENGQKLDELLITPSTKGILSGIPGVPEKDDVDVTRDQILDNYQAFEFHSPEDVSHYEKLLAEGFNIIADQADEAGQLLVDTKFEFGYIPNPSGDGHSMIYIDEVGTLDSSRFWDKDAYADGNIVENSKEMFRKFLCDAVPEADVLLNKERMEERVELGNSFKVPVEALMATSELYKKTAEQLTGKPMPEINNARQEILDSLSDFGIVD is encoded by the coding sequence ATGAGTTTATCAAACCTCGCAATTGCAAAGACAGACGATCTGCCGATCCGGCACGAAGGTGACGTTCACAGCGGTAAGGTCCGTTCTGTGTATTGGCTCACCATGGAAGATAGCGCCCGCATCATTGAGCAGCGCGGATATCAGGTCTCCCCAGGCACTCAGCTGGCGGTGATGGTGATCAGCGATCGTATTTCGGCCTACGAAATCATCTGGCAAGGTGAGGACGGGCTACAAGGTGTGCCTGGCAAGGGGGCATCTCTCAATGCCACCGCTCTACACTGGTTCGAAGAATTTGAAAAAGCAGGCCTCGCAGGTAACCACATTCTCGAGTCGCCCCATCCGCTGGTATGGATCGTGCAAAAGGCACAACCGGTCATGGTCGAAGGCATCGCCCGCCAGTATATCACCGGCAGCATGTGGCGCAGCTACGCCAACGGCGGTCGCGAGATCTGCGGCATCCCACTGCCAGACGGACTGGAAAATGGTCAAAAACTCGATGAGCTGCTGATCACACCATCAACCAAGGGCATTCTCTCTGGCATTCCCGGCGTGCCGGAGAAGGACGACGTGGATGTCACTCGGGACCAGATTCTCGACAACTACCAGGCCTTCGAATTCCACAGCCCTGAGGATGTCTCTCACTATGAGAAATTGCTTGCCGAAGGTTTCAACATCATCGCGGATCAGGCCGACGAAGCTGGTCAGCTGCTGGTCGATACCAAATTCGAATTCGGCTACATTCCGAACCCATCAGGTGATGGTCACTCGATGATCTACATTGATGAAGTGGGCACCCTCGATTCCTCCCGCTTCTGGGATAAGGATGCTTACGCCGATGGCAACATCGTGGAGAACTCCAAGGAAATGTTCCGCAAGTTCCTCTGTGATGCTGTGCCGGAAGCTGATGTCTTGCTTAACAAAGAGCGCATGGAGGAGCGCGTAGAGCTGGGTAATTCCTTCAAAGTTCCCGTCGAGGCCCTGATGGCTACCAGTGAGCTCTACAAGAAAACGGCCGAGCAACTAACAGGCAAACCCATGCCCGAGATCAATAATGCGCGTCAGGAAATTCTCGACTCGCTCTCAGACTTCGGCATTGTCGACTAG
- the yihA gene encoding ribosome biogenesis GTP-binding protein YihA/YsxC: MQIQTATFELSAPDFEGCPESDLTEFAFIGRSNVGKSSLLNMLTRKKDLAVVSSKPGRTRLINFFLINRKWTLVDLPGYGYAKAAGHDRKKFQQIVTDYLLERPNLSCVFVLIDSRHSPQRIDLEFTGWLAESGVPFVLVFTKSDKSKPGAIQANIEQFKEQMVEFFEGEPRIFICSSKTESGRGDLLQFIDQALRAEG, encoded by the coding sequence ATGCAAATTCAAACCGCCACATTCGAACTCAGCGCACCGGACTTCGAGGGCTGCCCGGAATCCGATCTGACCGAGTTCGCGTTCATCGGAAGATCCAACGTTGGAAAGTCGTCACTGCTGAATATGCTGACGCGCAAAAAGGATCTCGCGGTGGTCTCCAGTAAACCTGGTCGGACGCGTTTGATTAACTTTTTCCTCATCAACAGGAAATGGACCCTGGTGGATCTTCCCGGCTACGGCTACGCCAAGGCGGCTGGGCACGATCGGAAGAAGTTCCAGCAAATCGTCACCGACTACCTGCTCGAACGCCCGAACCTGAGCTGTGTCTTCGTGCTGATTGATTCCCGCCACTCCCCCCAGCGCATCGACCTGGAGTTCACCGGTTGGCTGGCCGAATCCGGCGTCCCCTTCGTGCTGGTCTTCACCAAGTCCGACAAAAGCAAACCGGGTGCAATCCAAGCCAACATTGAGCAATTTAAGGAGCAGATGGTGGAGTTCTTCGAGGGCGAGCCGCGGATCTTTATCTGCTCTTCGAAAACCGAAAGTGGTCGCGGCGACCTGCTGCAGTTCATCGATCAAGCTCTGCGCGCCGAGGGCTAA
- a CDS encoding helix-turn-helix domain-containing protein, which translates to MDKIEALRLRNPDALIRSIGGRLRAQRLAKGWTQKQLAERAGISVSTLKLMEHEGKGSLQRLAKVAVCLDIDGELRSLFADRSSYKSLDEVERTLRKRAPRRQKPTQQSPNP; encoded by the coding sequence ATGGACAAAATAGAAGCTCTTAGACTACGCAACCCGGATGCGCTCATCCGGTCGATTGGCGGTCGTCTTCGGGCGCAACGCTTGGCCAAGGGCTGGACGCAAAAACAGCTGGCCGAACGCGCCGGCATCAGCGTTTCCACTCTCAAACTGATGGAGCACGAGGGCAAGGGGTCCTTGCAGCGCCTGGCGAAAGTGGCCGTTTGTCTGGACATCGACGGCGAGCTGCGCAGCTTGTTTGCCGATCGCAGTAGCTACAAGTCGCTGGACGAGGTCGAGCGCACCCTGCGCAAGCGCGCCCCACGCCGTCAGAAGCCCACCCAACAATCACCCAATCCCTGA
- a CDS encoding type II toxin-antitoxin system HipA family toxin gives MRIEVLYLGCGEQQVIGELAEAVDGRLFFEYDAEWLSRGIELSPVYLPITTRGSVTTPTPHVGPLFGLFSDSLPDWWGEQMMKSYFGDKGIPWNKVTALQKLACAGAHAMGALAYQPPMSGGDFREELTVEVAELVSNAHSFIHGETAEMLPGLIRSGLSPGGAQPKVLLGFNHDFSKAVAGGGSLPEGYDRWLLKFDLDPEYELGREEYAYSQMARAAGINMAETQLLETGEGTCHFLSKRFDRPGNSRRHIHTYSGLTHTLVRDGLEYGDLMDLTRVLTGSEKEVEEIFRRACFNVLAGNDDDHGKNHAFLMKKDGQWEVSPAYDLTRTSNPLVSGMRAASVNGKSVNVGRLDLKRLGESQSVRNIDLVIDQVLDAIKDWPRWAAEAGLSPHSTEQIREEMPGSEM, from the coding sequence ATGAGAATTGAAGTGCTTTACTTAGGCTGCGGCGAGCAGCAGGTCATCGGAGAACTGGCGGAGGCGGTTGATGGTCGATTGTTTTTCGAATACGATGCCGAATGGTTGTCGCGCGGCATCGAGCTATCGCCCGTTTACCTGCCGATCACCACACGCGGCTCGGTAACCACTCCCACGCCACATGTCGGACCCTTGTTTGGGCTCTTTTCAGACAGCCTTCCGGACTGGTGGGGTGAGCAGATGATGAAGAGTTACTTTGGCGACAAGGGCATCCCATGGAACAAGGTCACCGCCTTGCAGAAGCTCGCCTGTGCCGGTGCCCATGCCATGGGTGCGCTAGCCTATCAGCCACCGATGAGCGGCGGTGATTTTCGCGAGGAACTGACGGTGGAAGTGGCGGAACTGGTCAGCAATGCCCATTCGTTTATTCACGGTGAGACCGCGGAGATGCTTCCGGGTCTGATCCGCTCCGGACTGTCACCGGGAGGGGCACAACCGAAAGTATTGTTAGGATTCAACCACGACTTCTCGAAGGCTGTGGCCGGAGGTGGTAGCCTGCCCGAAGGATACGATCGCTGGTTGTTAAAATTCGATCTCGACCCTGAGTATGAGCTCGGTCGGGAAGAGTATGCCTATTCCCAGATGGCCCGTGCCGCGGGGATCAATATGGCGGAGACCCAGCTGCTAGAAACCGGCGAGGGGACATGCCACTTTTTATCCAAGCGCTTCGACCGCCCAGGCAACTCTCGCCGTCACATCCACACCTACTCGGGACTGACCCACACCCTGGTGCGCGATGGATTGGAATACGGCGATCTGATGGATCTCACTCGGGTGCTCACCGGCAGTGAAAAAGAAGTGGAGGAAATCTTCCGCCGCGCCTGTTTCAATGTCCTCGCTGGCAACGACGACGACCACGGCAAGAACCATGCCTTTTTGATGAAGAAAGACGGCCAGTGGGAAGTCTCACCGGCCTACGATCTGACCCGCACCTCCAACCCACTGGTCAGCGGTATGCGTGCCGCTTCGGTGAATGGCAAAAGTGTCAACGTGGGTCGACTCGACCTCAAACGTCTGGGCGAATCCCAAAGTGTGCGCAATATCGATCTAGTGATCGACCAGGTGTTAGACGCAATCAAAGATTGGCCACGCTGGGCCGCCGAAGCCGGACTGAGCCCGCACAGCACTGAGCAAATCCGCGAAGAAATGCCAGGCTCCGAGATGTAG